In Serinus canaria isolate serCan28SL12 chromosome 5, serCan2020, whole genome shotgun sequence, the following proteins share a genomic window:
- the LOC108963101 gene encoding membrane-spanning 4-domains subfamily A member 4D isoform X2: MAATTVTDVGSVRIITEVIPATDPRAAQLASGSQAPARTSFQTQGFQRAHPKTIHIFTGIVHICFGIILTLSEHGNPSLPVASGILFWLGILLLVSGLLLVESERRDSPMLVKACCVVSVGVVLGTLVATGIHGTAITRIVPGCGKPEPFQTRPEWCFHMESKMLSNGLDSVLVLLGLLEFCVAVAVLAFGYDVVGQHTYTQLVREAGIPGHPGNADPPLSPSEGPPQCPSRRFPWISLFLLSQAL; encoded by the exons TGACCGACGTCGGCAGCGTGAGGATCATCACGGAGGTGATCCCGGCCACGGATCCCCGGGCAGCCCAGCTGGCCTCAGGCTCCCAAGCACCTGCCAGGACCTCATTCCAAACACAAGGCTTCCAGAGGGCTCATCCCAAG ACCATCCACATCTTCACTGGAATTGTCCACATCTGCTTCGGGATCATCCTGACGCTGTCGGAGCACGGGAACCCTTCCCTCCCTGTGGCCAGCGGGATCCTCTTCTGGCTGGGGATCCTG CTCCTGGTCTCGGGCTTGTTGCTGGTGGAAAGTGAAAGGAGAGACAGCCCCATGCTG GTCAAGGCCTGCTGTGTGGTCAGTGTGGGCGTTGTCCTGGGCACGCTGGTGGCCACCGGGATCCACGGCACGGCCATCACCCGGATCGTGCCCGGCTGCGGGAAGCCCGAGCCCTTCCAGACCCGCCCGGAATGGTGCTTCCACATGGAGAGCAAG ATGCTGAGCAACGGCCTGGATTCCGTCTTGGTGCTGCTCGGCCTCCTGGAATTCTGCGTGGCCGTGGCGGTTCTGGCGTTTGGATACGACGTGGTCGGGCAGCACACATACACCCAGCTGGTGAGGGAGGCGGGAATTCCTGGACATCCCGGGAATGCTGATCCACCCCTTTCTCCCTCCGAAGGGCCGCCCCAGTGTCCCTCCCGGAGATTTCCCTGGATTTCCCTGTTTTTGCTTTCCCAGGCGCTGTAG
- the LOC108963101 gene encoding membrane-spanning 4-domains subfamily A member 15 isoform X3, with translation MAATTVTDVGSVRIITEVIPATDPRAAQLASGSQAPARTSFQTQGFQRAHPKVLGTIHIFTGIVHICFGIILTLSEHGNPSLPVASGILFWLGILLLVSGLLLVESERRDSPMLVKACCVVSVGVVLGTLVATGIHGTAITRIVPGCGKPEPFQTRPEWCFHMESKMLSNGLDSVLVLLGLLEFCVAVAVLAFGYDVVGQHTYTQLAL, from the exons TGACCGACGTCGGCAGCGTGAGGATCATCACGGAGGTGATCCCGGCCACGGATCCCCGGGCAGCCCAGCTGGCCTCAGGCTCCCAAGCACCTGCCAGGACCTCATTCCAAACACAAGGCTTCCAGAGGGCTCATCCCAAGGTGTTGGGG ACCATCCACATCTTCACTGGAATTGTCCACATCTGCTTCGGGATCATCCTGACGCTGTCGGAGCACGGGAACCCTTCCCTCCCTGTGGCCAGCGGGATCCTCTTCTGGCTGGGGATCCTG CTCCTGGTCTCGGGCTTGTTGCTGGTGGAAAGTGAAAGGAGAGACAGCCCCATGCTG GTCAAGGCCTGCTGTGTGGTCAGTGTGGGCGTTGTCCTGGGCACGCTGGTGGCCACCGGGATCCACGGCACGGCCATCACCCGGATCGTGCCCGGCTGCGGGAAGCCCGAGCCCTTCCAGACCCGCCCGGAATGGTGCTTCCACATGGAGAGCAAG ATGCTGAGCAACGGCCTGGATTCCGTCTTGGTGCTGCTCGGCCTCCTGGAATTCTGCGTGGCCGTGGCGGTTCTGGCGTTTGGATACGACGTGGTCGGGCAGCACACATACACCCAGCTG GCGCTGTAG
- the LOC108963101 gene encoding membrane-spanning 4-domains subfamily A member 15 isoform X1 encodes MAATTVTDVGSVRIITEVIPATDPRAAQLASGSQAPARTSFQTQGFQRAHPKVLGTIHIFTGIVHICFGIILTLSEHGNPSLPVASGILFWLGILLLVSGLLLVESERRDSPMLVKACCVVSVGVVLGTLVATGIHGTAITRIVPGCGKPEPFQTRPEWCFHMESKMLSNGLDSVLVLLGLLEFCVAVAVLAFGYDVVGQHTYTQLVREAGIPGHPGNADPPLSPSEGPPQCPSRRFPWISLFLLSQAL; translated from the exons TGACCGACGTCGGCAGCGTGAGGATCATCACGGAGGTGATCCCGGCCACGGATCCCCGGGCAGCCCAGCTGGCCTCAGGCTCCCAAGCACCTGCCAGGACCTCATTCCAAACACAAGGCTTCCAGAGGGCTCATCCCAAGGTGTTGGGG ACCATCCACATCTTCACTGGAATTGTCCACATCTGCTTCGGGATCATCCTGACGCTGTCGGAGCACGGGAACCCTTCCCTCCCTGTGGCCAGCGGGATCCTCTTCTGGCTGGGGATCCTG CTCCTGGTCTCGGGCTTGTTGCTGGTGGAAAGTGAAAGGAGAGACAGCCCCATGCTG GTCAAGGCCTGCTGTGTGGTCAGTGTGGGCGTTGTCCTGGGCACGCTGGTGGCCACCGGGATCCACGGCACGGCCATCACCCGGATCGTGCCCGGCTGCGGGAAGCCCGAGCCCTTCCAGACCCGCCCGGAATGGTGCTTCCACATGGAGAGCAAG ATGCTGAGCAACGGCCTGGATTCCGTCTTGGTGCTGCTCGGCCTCCTGGAATTCTGCGTGGCCGTGGCGGTTCTGGCGTTTGGATACGACGTGGTCGGGCAGCACACATACACCCAGCTGGTGAGGGAGGCGGGAATTCCTGGACATCCCGGGAATGCTGATCCACCCCTTTCTCCCTCCGAAGGGCCGCCCCAGTGTCCCTCCCGGAGATTTCCCTGGATTTCCCTGTTTTTGCTTTCCCAGGCGCTGTAG